The DNA region TGCGTTTTGCGAACTCACGCTGATCGGCTTGGTTCGAGGGGCCGCTTCGCGAACTGCGCCGCGGCGCCTCCGCCTCTACGCCTGCCGCTTCGCGAACCGTGGCGTCACCGAACGTCGATGGTGGCGACGACGGGCGCGTGGTCGCTCGTCCCGATCTCGCGGAAGGACGGGCACGAGGTCGCGCGGCTGGCGACGCTCTCGCTGGCGAGCACGTAGTCCAGACGCCAGCCGATGTTCCGCTGCCGCATGTTGCGCCAGGGCGGCCACCACGTGAACAGATCGGCGTTGTCGGGATCGAGTGCGCGCCCGAGGTCCACCAGCCCGTGACGGATGACGCGTTCGAACAGGTCGCGCTCCTGTGGCGACTGGCCGATCGCGTCAGGCCTGCGTTCTTTTGGATGGACGTCCATGTCGGTGCGAGCCACGTTCATGTCGCCGCACAGCACGACCGGCCGGCCGTCAGCCTCGTGCCGGGCCGTATGCGCGGCCATCGCTTCGAGGAAGCGGATCTTGGCGGCGAAGTCCTTGCCGCCGTTCGGGACGTAGATCGACGAGACGACAAACGGGCCGATATCGGCGGATACGATGCGGGTTTCGTGATCGAATTCGGGATGGGTGAATTCGGGCGGTTTCGGGCAGCAGGCCTTCCGCACGAGCAAGGCCACGCCTGAGAACGCGGCGGCGCCATGCCAGTAGCCCCAGTAGCCGTCGAGTTGCAGGAGCGCCTGAGGAATCTGCTCGCGGGCCGCCTTCAGTTCCTGCAGACAGACGACATCCGGCTGCTCGCGCTCAATCCACTCCTGCACCTGCGCCTGCCGGGCGCGGATGCCGTTCACATTCCAGGTCGCGATCTTCATAGTCGCCAGTACGACTATGTTACTGGCAAGAACAGCCACGCGCACGATTCTGGCTACCCACTCTGGTCCTGTTGGAACGGCCTCGAATCGTCGCCTCGAAGCCAGCCGAACACCGGGTACCGATGGCCTCCACCATACGGGGCTGTCTTGAAGCGACTTCTTGGCACCATTGGCGACCGTCGACAAGAAGCGGAACGTAGACAGGACATCGACTACCGCGACTTGCCGACTACCGGAGACGAATCTTCCAGTAGCCTGGCTTCCGCCGATCATGGGCAATGGCGAGCACTCGGAGTGCGACAGGCGTGTCGAGGTAGTTCAGCTTCGGCGCGGGCACGGACGTCTTCCCACGGAATGCCGTCGGACTCGCCGTCCATCACTCGGCGTGCTCATCGCTCGACTTCGGCGGCCCAGGCGGCCTCGACCGCCGCCGGGTCCTCGGCATCAGCGTCAAGACTGGCCAGGAGTTCGGCTGCGACATCGGCGCGTTGGTCAATCGGCAGCGTCAACGCTTCTCGAAGAAGTTCTTGCGCCCGAGGGGTCATGAGGAAATTCTACACCCGGACCGAACAGCCCAACAACGCGCGGCACCCGACCGGCGCCGGTGGTATCGTAAGCGCCGGCGGGTGAGCGCGGAACGCAAGCAGACCGCTTGACGTGAACGCGATGAACGAATCGGTGACGTGAGATCATGAAGCCGGCATCAACGGTCTACATCGAAACCAGCATCGTCAGCTATTTGACCGCGCGCCCGAGTCGAGTCGTGGTGCTGGCTGCACGGCAGGCGTTGACACGCGATTGGTGGCGGGGACGCGCGTCGTTCCAGTTGAGAGTGTCCCAACTTGTACTCGACGAGGCACGGGCTGGCGATCACCTGATGTGCGCGCGGCGG from Acidobacteriota bacterium includes:
- a CDS encoding exodeoxyribonuclease III, with the protein product MKIATWNVNGIRARQAQVQEWIEREQPDVVCLQELKAAREQIPQALLQLDGYWGYWHGAAAFSGVALLVRKACCPKPPEFTHPEFDHETRIVSADIGPFVVSSIYVPNGGKDFAAKIRFLEAMAAHTARHEADGRPVVLCGDMNVARTDMDVHPKERRPDAIGQSPQERDLFERVIRHGLVDLGRALDPDNADLFTWWPPWRNMRQRNIGWRLDYVLASESVASRATSCPSFREIGTSDHAPVVATIDVR
- a CDS encoding addiction module protein translates to MTPRAQELLREALTLPIDQRADVAAELLASLDADAEDPAAVEAAWAAEVER
- a CDS encoding DNA-binding protein; the protein is MKPASTVYIETSIVSYLTARPSRVVVLAARQALTRDWWRGRASFQLRVSQLVLDEARAGDHLMCARRLRALEGIPVLSLTESATRLAKELVRRGALPEKAT